Proteins from one Catenuloplanes atrovinosus genomic window:
- a CDS encoding response regulator transcription factor → MRRSGTLLLVEDDADLSETLTEALAGEGYLVDHAPDGQRGLHLGLSRPYDVMVIDRRLPALDGLDLLTRLRKRAVPARALMLTALGSVDDRVAGLDAGADDYLVKPFDLDELSARLRALCRRATDATEALRIGAGLLDLTLRDAVLPTGDRVPLSAREFELLRILAARPSAVHSRAELRRRVFDEAHAASIVDTYVYYLRRKLGRAAVRTVHGLGYRLGEL, encoded by the coding sequence ATGCGTAGGAGCGGAACTCTTCTCCTCGTCGAGGACGACGCCGATCTCTCCGAGACGCTGACCGAGGCGCTGGCCGGCGAGGGCTACCTCGTCGACCATGCCCCGGACGGTCAGCGCGGCCTGCACCTGGGGCTCAGCCGTCCGTACGACGTGATGGTCATCGATCGTCGCCTGCCCGCACTGGACGGGCTCGACCTGCTGACCCGGCTGCGAAAACGGGCGGTCCCGGCCCGGGCGCTGATGCTCACCGCGCTCGGCTCGGTCGACGACCGGGTGGCCGGCCTCGACGCGGGCGCCGACGACTACCTGGTCAAGCCGTTCGACCTGGACGAGCTGAGCGCCCGGCTGCGCGCGCTGTGCCGGCGCGCCACCGACGCCACCGAGGCGCTGCGGATCGGCGCCGGGCTGCTCGACCTGACGCTGCGCGACGCGGTGCTGCCGACCGGTGACCGGGTGCCGCTCTCCGCCCGCGAGTTCGAGCTGCTGCGAATCCTGGCCGCGCGGCCGTCGGCCGTGCACTCCCGCGCGGAGCTGCGCCGCCGGGTCTTCGACGAGGCGCACGCCGCGTCCATCGTGGACACCTACGTCTACTACCTGCGGCGCAAGCTCGGGCGCGCCGCGGTGCGGACCGTGCACGGGCTCGGCTACCGGCTGGGGGAGCTGTGA
- a CDS encoding cation:proton antiporter, translating into MSPVELAPRFFIAVAAILLVCRLVAWLLGKVGQPAVVSEMLAGVLLGPSLLGLLLPGVQAALFPRELYPILYVVGQVGLVIFMFQAGYAFRSHRIHGLFGTAGAVSAAGVVVPLALGVLLVLGTGDRVPVLKPGVPIGVSAAFVGVALAITAFPMMARIITEKGHAGTRHGAVSLAAGAIDDAVAWILLACVLAVASGAIVPALTTIGGAVIFAVLIWYVVRPLSARLMGSDRMSDATRLLGTVALLFLIAWYTDEIGLYAVFGAFAVGAVMPRMARTESVVNTLNPICQIVFLPLFFTFSGLRTEFALLSDPAVLLFALVCVALAVAGKFGGCWAAARMRGETQPVALRVGALMNARGLMQLIALNVGLEAGIVGPAMFTALVLVALVTTLMTTPVLSWLERREASRIPVSPAAVVGSH; encoded by the coding sequence GTGAGTCCCGTCGAACTCGCGCCGCGGTTCTTCATCGCGGTCGCCGCTATCCTGCTCGTCTGCCGGCTGGTCGCCTGGCTGCTCGGCAAGGTCGGCCAGCCCGCCGTGGTCAGCGAGATGCTGGCCGGGGTGCTGCTCGGCCCGTCGCTGCTCGGCCTGCTGCTGCCGGGCGTACAGGCCGCGCTCTTCCCGCGCGAGCTGTACCCGATCCTCTACGTGGTCGGCCAGGTCGGCCTGGTCATCTTCATGTTCCAGGCCGGGTACGCGTTCCGCTCGCACCGCATCCACGGCCTGTTCGGCACCGCCGGGGCGGTCTCGGCCGCGGGCGTGGTCGTCCCGCTCGCGCTCGGCGTGCTGCTGGTGCTGGGCACCGGCGACCGGGTGCCGGTGCTCAAGCCCGGCGTGCCGATCGGCGTCTCCGCCGCGTTCGTGGGCGTGGCGCTGGCGATCACCGCGTTCCCGATGATGGCCCGGATCATCACGGAGAAGGGGCACGCCGGGACCCGGCACGGCGCGGTGTCGCTGGCCGCGGGCGCCATCGACGACGCGGTCGCCTGGATCCTGCTCGCCTGCGTGCTGGCGGTCGCGTCCGGGGCGATCGTGCCCGCGCTGACCACGATCGGCGGCGCGGTGATCTTCGCGGTCCTGATCTGGTACGTGGTGCGGCCGCTGTCCGCCAGGCTCATGGGCAGCGACCGGATGAGCGACGCCACGCGGCTGCTCGGCACGGTGGCGCTGCTGTTCCTGATCGCCTGGTACACCGACGAGATCGGCCTGTACGCGGTCTTCGGCGCGTTCGCGGTGGGCGCGGTCATGCCCCGCATGGCCCGCACCGAGTCGGTGGTGAACACGCTCAACCCGATCTGCCAGATCGTGTTCCTGCCGCTGTTCTTCACCTTCTCCGGCCTGCGTACCGAGTTCGCGCTGCTGTCCGATCCGGCCGTGCTGCTGTTCGCGCTGGTCTGCGTGGCGCTCGCGGTGGCCGGTAAATTCGGCGGGTGCTGGGCCGCGGCCCGGATGCGCGGGGAGACGCAACCGGTCGCGCTGCGGGTCGGCGCGCTGATGAACGCGCGCGGACTGATGCAGCTGATCGCGCTGAACGTGGGTTTGGAGGCGGGCATCGTCGGACCGGCCATGTTCACCGCGCTGGTGCTGGTCGCGCTGGTCACCACGCTGATGACCACGCCGGTGCTGTCCTGGCTGGAGCGCCGGGAGGCGAGTCGCATTCCGGTTTCACCGGCGGCCGTTGTTGGTTCCCATTGA
- a CDS encoding cytochrome P450: MSALVVPPLLVVLWFLPRLLPPAVVRLREWIFTRVNGTEGIPVPGPLVGAEHFARVYEHPAADGRSRGAGLSDLFWYWLAPGPQMHQEHLEPGERYAAVARVSRRVLAVPHARSERLATDATRRALDRLPPGRTAHVRLRDAMMPVWAEVYYELVFGEPCPPDARAMIVANADDVVTALKCCGLRHLDRRDRLTRYLRRRVEDGTCPVVLPAPFTAEETAWYLQGAFFNTAVVQMSEASAHVLLAIAQHPGVAGAAGDDELDRVIDETLRVFPLFGVAHRITSAPIEVTPAVTLPAGSVLLFNYLAYQRTGPAADDTFDPDRWLSLRRRDAHFIPFGVTANRACPARGAAPVMLRAAVREVLRRCTLASSVAHSRSLPSRGPCYLTPPGARPPGRARLAAMRLRDRWADVGRAVTQLVLGSWMVIDARRQRLCTTYFQGGGL, encoded by the coding sequence ATGAGCGCCCTGGTCGTACCTCCGTTGCTGGTGGTGCTCTGGTTTCTGCCGCGGCTGCTGCCGCCGGCGGTGGTCCGGCTGCGTGAGTGGATCTTCACGCGGGTGAACGGCACGGAGGGGATTCCGGTGCCCGGCCCGCTGGTGGGCGCGGAGCACTTCGCGCGCGTCTACGAGCATCCGGCCGCGGACGGGCGCAGCCGTGGCGCCGGCCTGTCCGACCTGTTCTGGTACTGGCTGGCGCCCGGGCCGCAGATGCACCAGGAGCATCTGGAACCGGGGGAGCGGTACGCGGCCGTCGCCCGGGTCAGCCGGCGGGTGCTGGCCGTCCCGCACGCCCGCTCGGAGCGGCTGGCCACGGACGCGACCCGGCGCGCACTCGACCGGCTCCCACCTGGCCGGACCGCCCACGTGCGGCTGCGCGACGCGATGATGCCGGTCTGGGCCGAGGTCTACTACGAGCTGGTCTTCGGCGAGCCGTGCCCGCCGGACGCCCGGGCGATGATCGTGGCGAACGCCGACGACGTGGTGACCGCGCTGAAGTGCTGCGGGCTGCGGCACCTGGACCGGCGCGATCGGCTGACCCGCTACCTGCGGCGGCGCGTCGAGGACGGGACCTGCCCGGTCGTGCTGCCGGCGCCGTTCACCGCCGAGGAGACGGCCTGGTACCTGCAGGGTGCGTTCTTCAACACCGCGGTGGTGCAGATGTCCGAGGCGTCCGCGCACGTGCTGCTGGCGATCGCGCAGCACCCGGGCGTGGCCGGCGCGGCCGGCGACGACGAGTTGGACCGGGTCATCGACGAGACGCTGCGGGTGTTCCCGCTGTTCGGCGTGGCGCATCGGATCACGTCGGCGCCGATCGAGGTCACGCCCGCGGTGACGCTGCCGGCCGGGTCGGTGCTGCTGTTCAACTATCTGGCGTACCAGCGCACCGGCCCGGCCGCGGACGATACGTTCGATCCTGACCGGTGGCTCAGTCTGAGGCGGCGCGACGCGCATTTCATCCCGTTCGGCGTGACCGCGAACCGTGCCTGCCCGGCCCGTGGCGCCGCACCGGTGATGCTGCGCGCGGCCGTCCGCGAGGTGCTGCGCCGGTGCACGCTCGCCTCGTCCGTGGCCCACAGCCGGTCGCTGCCGTCGCGTGGCCCCTGCTACCTGACGCCGCCCGGGGCCCGGCCGCCGGGCCGGGCGCGGCTGGCCGCGATGCGCCTGCGCGACCGGTGGGCGGACGTGGGCCGCGCCGTCACTCAACTCGTGCTCGGCAGCTGGATGGTCATCGACGCCCGCCGGCAGCGGTTGTGCACCACCTACTTCCAAGGGGGAGGCCTGTGA
- a CDS encoding alpha-hydroxy acid oxidase, which yields MTLVSLRDVAVSARRRLVPAHYDFFAGGAGEERTLRDNRAAFDRWRLRPRVLRAAGVPDPRVELFGTELSGPVLIAPTAFHRLAHPDGEVATARAARAAGTVMTVSMAATRPLEQIAATGARLWFQLYPQPDRDFTASLVKRAERACTALVVSVDSPVLGRRARDLRNGFLDLPPGLACENLRDPVTGKVRDIVMDPSLGWDDIDRLRAGTGLPVLLKGVLHPADAREAVARGVDGIIVSNHGGRQLDNAVAAIDALPAVVGAVDGRIPVLLDGGVRRGTDVLTALALGASAVLVGRPVIWGLAHDGEAGVRQVLSLLHEELTGAMALCGAATVADLTRDLLAA from the coding sequence ATGACGCTCGTCAGCCTGCGGGACGTGGCGGTCAGCGCCCGCCGCCGGCTCGTACCGGCGCACTACGACTTCTTCGCCGGGGGCGCGGGCGAGGAACGCACGCTCCGGGACAACCGGGCCGCGTTCGACCGGTGGCGGCTGCGGCCCCGGGTGCTGCGGGCGGCCGGGGTCCCGGACCCGCGGGTGGAGCTGTTCGGCACGGAGCTGAGCGGGCCGGTGCTGATCGCGCCGACCGCGTTCCACCGGCTGGCGCACCCGGACGGCGAGGTGGCCACGGCGCGCGCGGCCCGGGCCGCCGGGACGGTGATGACGGTCAGCATGGCGGCCACCCGGCCGCTGGAGCAGATCGCGGCGACCGGCGCGCGGCTGTGGTTCCAGCTCTACCCGCAGCCGGACCGGGACTTCACCGCGAGCCTGGTGAAGAGGGCCGAGCGGGCGTGCACGGCGCTGGTGGTCAGCGTGGACTCGCCGGTCCTCGGCCGCCGCGCCCGCGACCTGCGCAACGGCTTCCTGGACCTGCCGCCCGGGCTGGCCTGCGAGAACCTGCGCGACCCGGTGACCGGCAAGGTCCGGGACATCGTCATGGACCCGTCGCTCGGCTGGGACGACATCGACCGGCTGCGCGCGGGCACCGGCCTGCCGGTGCTGCTCAAGGGGGTGCTGCATCCGGCCGACGCGCGCGAGGCGGTCGCGCGCGGCGTGGACGGGATCATCGTCTCCAACCACGGCGGCCGGCAGCTGGACAACGCGGTCGCCGCGATCGACGCGCTCCCGGCCGTGGTGGGGGCGGTGGACGGCCGGATTCCGGTGCTGCTGGACGGCGGCGTCCGGCGCGGCACGGACGTGCTGACCGCGCTGGCGCTGGGCGCGAGCGCGGTGCTCGTCGGCCGGCCGGTGATCTGGGGCCTGGCGCACGACGGGGAGGCCGGCGTACGGCAGGTGCTGAGCCTGCTGCACGAGGAACTGACCGGCGCGATGGCGCTCTGCGGAGCGGCCACCGTGGCGGACCTGACGCGGGATCTGCTGGCGGCATGA
- a CDS encoding NAD(P)-binding domain-containing protein gives MDESTRDYLILGAGPAGLQLAALMKAAGDDFLVLERAPVPGAFFTRYPRHRTLISINKPRTGSDDPELNLRMDWNSLLSGDPSLRFTRYSERYFPDAEDLVRYLADFAEPLKDRIHYNTDVVRVERADDGVFTLTDQSGRTFRGRRLIVATGVSKPYTAPIPGIELAENYAGISTDPKDYWDQRVLIIGKGNSAFETADALMETTAVIHVAGPSPVRFAWRTHYVGHLRAVNNNFLDTYQLKSANAVLDGTVRAIEKDADGFRVTFAFSRVNEVTKELRYDRVIACTGFAFDAGVFGEGARPALTIRDRFPAQTPAFESVSVPGLYVAGTLSQERDFKKSTNGFIHGFRYAVRALHKILRQRYAGEGWPAAPLAVDPAAIADAVVARVNRSSGLWQQFGVLADVVTADGDRAGYHEEVPVAYHAHGGLGAHRDAFVVTLEYGPEHDAVDPFDIEVARISQDTPGQAHDAAYLHPVVRHYRDGTLTGTHHLAENLENRWDRPDVHVAPLRAFVAARLAA, from the coding sequence GTGGACGAATCGACGCGCGACTACCTCATCCTCGGCGCCGGCCCGGCGGGTCTGCAACTGGCCGCCCTCATGAAGGCCGCCGGCGACGACTTCCTGGTGCTGGAGCGGGCGCCGGTGCCCGGGGCGTTCTTCACCCGCTATCCGCGGCACCGGACGCTGATCTCGATCAACAAGCCGCGGACCGGTTCGGACGATCCGGAGCTGAACCTGCGGATGGACTGGAACTCGCTGCTGTCCGGCGATCCGTCGCTGCGCTTCACCCGCTACAGCGAGCGCTACTTCCCGGACGCCGAGGACCTGGTCCGCTACCTGGCCGACTTCGCCGAGCCGCTCAAGGACCGGATCCACTACAACACCGACGTGGTACGGGTGGAGCGCGCCGACGACGGCGTCTTCACGCTGACCGATCAGTCAGGCAGGACCTTCCGCGGCCGCCGGCTCATCGTCGCGACCGGGGTGTCGAAGCCGTACACCGCGCCGATCCCCGGCATCGAGCTGGCGGAGAACTACGCGGGCATCTCCACCGACCCGAAGGACTACTGGGACCAGCGGGTGCTGATCATCGGCAAGGGCAACTCCGCGTTCGAGACCGCGGACGCGCTGATGGAGACGACCGCGGTGATTCACGTGGCCGGCCCCAGCCCGGTCCGGTTCGCCTGGCGCACGCACTACGTCGGGCACCTGCGCGCGGTGAACAACAACTTCCTCGACACGTACCAGCTGAAGTCCGCGAACGCGGTGCTGGACGGCACGGTCCGGGCCATCGAGAAGGACGCGGACGGCTTCCGGGTGACGTTCGCCTTCTCCCGGGTGAACGAGGTGACCAAGGAGCTGCGCTACGACCGGGTGATCGCCTGCACCGGGTTCGCGTTCGACGCCGGCGTCTTCGGCGAGGGCGCCCGGCCCGCGCTGACCATCCGGGACCGCTTCCCGGCGCAGACCCCGGCGTTCGAGTCGGTCAGCGTGCCGGGCCTCTACGTCGCCGGCACGCTCAGCCAGGAGCGAGACTTCAAGAAGTCCACCAACGGGTTCATCCACGGCTTCCGCTACGCGGTCCGCGCGCTCCACAAGATCCTCCGGCAGCGGTACGCCGGCGAGGGCTGGCCGGCGGCCCCGCTCGCCGTCGACCCCGCCGCGATCGCCGACGCCGTCGTGGCCCGGGTCAACCGCAGCTCCGGCCTGTGGCAGCAGTTCGGCGTGCTCGCCGACGTGGTCACCGCCGACGGCGACCGCGCCGGCTACCACGAGGAGGTGCCGGTCGCGTACCACGCCCACGGTGGACTGGGCGCGCACCGGGACGCGTTCGTGGTGACGCTGGAGTACGGGCCGGAGCACGACGCGGTCGACCCGTTCGACATCGAGGTCGCCCGCATCAGCCAGGACACGCCGGGGCAGGCACACGACGCGGCCTACCTGCATCCGGTCGTCCGGCACTACCGGGACGGGACGCTGACCGGCACCCACCACCTGGCGGAGAACCTGGAGAACCGCTGGGACCGGCCGGACGTCCACGTGGCGCCGCTGCGCGCCTTCGTCGCCGCCCGGCTCGCGGCATGA
- a CDS encoding aromatic amino acid ammonia-lyase — protein sequence MPIALPGPLRVDDLHAAALPIIVEFPEPVSQAVAAGRDFLAAARGPIYGATTGFGALVGYAGRDTAADQADNTLAHLGAGQGPDLPPPVVRAALLVRAGSLARGLSGVSPHVITALTAALGTGFAPAVPRFGSVGASGDLIPLAYAAQALRGRGDAYLDGRRMPAADALAKAGLTPLVLDGRDALALVNGVSVTTAALGLAQRAARRSHLALQLLTALLTDLLGCDPQFLDARLIAAYAHPGAAVVADHLRAALAGMSASGTRPLQEPYSIRCAPQLLGAAHDALSYVDGVLDADLASVSDNPLLFPGDEAVLHGGNFFGQPAAFAADLLAVVVAQLANLAERQLDLLVDPARNTGLPPMLAAGPGRQHGLQGVQLATTAFAAHIRRDATPAGMQSLPTNLHNQDVVPLGTQAALRAYDQAELLHLLCGSLALGLRQAVHVGARRPTAPACAAVLARLEAAIAPVDPDRPLDADVRLAAGLCEDAAVEFSLKPRP from the coding sequence ATGCCGATCGCCCTGCCCGGACCGCTGCGCGTCGACGACCTGCACGCGGCCGCACTCCCGATCATCGTCGAGTTCCCCGAGCCGGTGTCGCAGGCGGTGGCCGCCGGCCGCGACTTCCTCGCCGCGGCCCGGGGCCCGATCTACGGCGCCACCACCGGATTCGGCGCGCTGGTCGGCTACGCCGGCCGGGACACCGCCGCGGACCAGGCCGACAACACCCTCGCCCACCTCGGCGCCGGCCAGGGCCCGGACCTGCCGCCGCCGGTCGTGCGCGCCGCGTTGCTGGTCCGCGCCGGGTCGCTGGCCCGCGGGCTGTCCGGCGTCTCCCCGCACGTGATCACCGCGCTGACCGCGGCGCTCGGCACGGGTTTCGCCCCGGCGGTGCCGCGCTTCGGGTCGGTCGGCGCGTCCGGCGACCTGATCCCGCTCGCGTACGCGGCGCAGGCGTTGCGCGGCCGGGGCGACGCCTACCTCGACGGGCGGCGCATGCCGGCCGCGGACGCGCTGGCGAAGGCCGGCCTGACGCCGCTGGTGCTGGACGGCCGGGACGCGCTCGCGCTGGTCAACGGCGTCTCGGTGACCACGGCCGCGCTCGGCCTGGCCCAGCGCGCCGCCCGGCGATCGCATCTGGCGCTGCAACTGCTGACGGCGCTGCTGACCGACCTGCTCGGCTGCGACCCGCAGTTCCTCGACGCGCGGCTGATCGCGGCCTACGCGCATCCGGGCGCCGCGGTGGTCGCCGATCACCTGCGCGCGGCGCTCGCGGGCATGTCCGCCTCGGGCACGCGGCCGTTGCAGGAGCCGTACAGCATCCGCTGCGCGCCGCAGCTGCTCGGCGCCGCCCACGACGCGCTGTCCTATGTCGACGGCGTGCTCGACGCCGACCTCGCCTCGGTCAGCGACAACCCGCTGCTGTTCCCCGGCGACGAGGCGGTCCTGCACGGCGGGAACTTCTTCGGCCAGCCGGCCGCGTTCGCCGCCGATCTGCTCGCCGTGGTCGTCGCGCAGCTCGCCAACCTCGCCGAACGGCAGCTGGACCTGCTCGTCGACCCGGCCCGCAACACCGGCCTGCCGCCGATGCTCGCGGCCGGGCCGGGCCGGCAGCACGGGTTGCAGGGCGTGCAGCTGGCCACCACCGCGTTCGCCGCGCACATCCGCCGGGACGCGACGCCGGCCGGCATGCAGAGCCTGCCGACCAACCTGCACAACCAGGACGTGGTGCCGCTCGGCACCCAGGCCGCGCTGCGCGCCTACGACCAGGCCGAGCTGCTGCACCTGCTCTGCGGCTCGCTGGCGCTCGGGCTGCGCCAGGCGGTGCACGTCGGCGCCCGGCGGCCGACCGCGCCCGCCTGCGCCGCCGTGCTCGCCCGCCTGGAGGCCGCGATCGCGCCGGTCGACCCGGACCGTCCGCTCGACGCGGACGTGCGCCTGGCGGCCGGCCTGTGCGAGGACGCGGCCGTTGAGTTTTCTCTGAAACCGCGTCCCTAG
- a CDS encoding NAD(P)-binding domain-containing protein, whose protein sequence is MTRDYLIIGAGPAGLQLAALLERDGRDFAVLEAGPGPGTFFRTYPRHRQLISINKVYTGQSDPERAMRMDWNSLLSDDPALRFARYSRRYFPAADDLLRYLADFAAPLAHRIHYDTAVTGVRRAADGTFELTDQSGEVHRGRRLVVATGVSRLYVPEIPGAELAERYDTVSVDPEDFVDQRVLIIGKGNSAFETADALMETTAVVHVAGPHSIRFAWQTHYVGHLRAVNNNFLDTYQLKSGNAVLDGTVERIERVPAGGFRVEFRYARTVEAVRVLHYDRIILCTGFRFDASIFDGTARPELAINDRFPAQTPAFESVSVPGLYVAGTLTQQRDFKRSTNGFIHGFRYATRALHKILMQRYEDTPWPAATLDPAGVADAIITRVNRSSGLWQQFGVLGDVVTVDGETAAYHEEVPVAYHREGGLGEHRHAFVVTLEYGPDHDAVDPFDVSVPRIPENDPLAAHDASYLHPVVRHYRDGLPDGEHHLAENLENHWDLPAVHRMPLEVFVKQCIGDD, encoded by the coding sequence ATGACGCGCGACTATCTGATCATCGGTGCCGGACCCGCTGGTTTGCAGCTCGCCGCGCTGCTGGAGCGGGACGGCCGCGACTTCGCCGTGCTGGAGGCCGGGCCGGGGCCGGGCACGTTTTTCCGGACGTACCCGCGGCACCGGCAGCTGATCTCCATCAACAAGGTCTACACCGGACAGTCCGATCCGGAGCGGGCGATGCGGATGGACTGGAACTCGCTGCTGAGCGACGATCCGGCGCTGCGCTTCGCGCGGTACAGCCGCCGCTACTTCCCCGCGGCCGACGATCTGCTGCGCTACCTCGCCGACTTCGCCGCGCCGCTGGCGCACCGGATTCACTACGACACCGCCGTCACCGGCGTGCGGCGCGCCGCCGACGGCACCTTCGAGCTGACCGATCAGTCAGGTGAGGTGCACCGGGGCCGCCGGCTCGTCGTCGCCACCGGCGTGTCGCGGCTGTACGTGCCGGAGATCCCGGGCGCGGAACTGGCCGAGCGCTATGACACGGTCAGCGTGGACCCGGAGGACTTCGTCGACCAGCGGGTGCTCATCATCGGCAAGGGCAACTCCGCGTTCGAGACCGCGGACGCGCTGATGGAGACCACCGCGGTCGTGCACGTGGCCGGCCCGCACTCGATCCGGTTCGCCTGGCAGACCCACTACGTCGGGCACCTGCGCGCGGTGAACAACAACTTCCTCGACACGTACCAGCTGAAGTCCGGCAACGCGGTGCTGGACGGCACGGTCGAGCGGATCGAACGGGTGCCGGCGGGCGGGTTCCGGGTCGAATTCCGCTACGCGCGCACGGTCGAGGCGGTCCGGGTGCTGCACTACGACCGGATCATCCTCTGCACCGGGTTCCGGTTCGACGCCTCGATCTTCGACGGCACCGCCCGGCCGGAGCTGGCCATCAACGACCGGTTCCCGGCGCAGACCCCGGCGTTCGAGTCGGTCAGCGTGCCGGGCCTCTACGTCGCGGGCACGCTCACCCAGCAGCGCGACTTCAAGCGGTCCACCAACGGTTTCATCCACGGCTTCCGCTACGCGACCCGGGCCCTGCACAAGATCCTGATGCAACGGTACGAGGACACGCCGTGGCCGGCCGCGACGCTGGACCCGGCCGGGGTCGCCGATGCGATCATCACCCGGGTCAACCGCTCCTCCGGCCTGTGGCAGCAGTTCGGCGTGCTCGGCGACGTGGTCACGGTCGACGGTGAGACCGCGGCCTACCACGAGGAGGTGCCGGTCGCGTACCACCGCGAGGGCGGGCTCGGCGAGCACCGGCACGCGTTCGTGGTCACCCTGGAGTACGGCCCGGACCACGACGCCGTCGACCCGTTCGACGTGTCCGTGCCGCGCATCCCGGAGAACGACCCGCTCGCCGCGCACGACGCCTCCTACCTGCACCCGGTGGTGCGCCACTACCGGGACGGCCTGCCGGACGGGGAGCACCACCTGGCCGAGAACCTGGAGAACCACTGGGACCTGCCGGCCGTGCACCGGATGCCGCTGGAGGTCTTCGTCAAGCAGTGCATCGGCGATGACTGA
- a CDS encoding class I adenylate-forming enzyme family protein, translating to MTDRPYPQVILDVLRAAGDRTVFEDGDRHTSGAQLLDLVGRVRGGLDRAGIKPGDGVALAVGVTAEAFAAIVAAHTAGARVTGVRPGLPGAHLAHVIGDATVVADATRAADLPGVDPLPLGALLDGPAVDPVPAARPGDIARIMHTSGSTGLPKGCLQTYAAMAAGWAAHPGRWPLALRRLGPRLRRHLVFGTLASQVMFEYGVMAIAAGGTLVAARPDLPGAIIRHRATSTVITVAKLRAVVEAARADRSGLESLRALMVSGSPLDPSLLADALDVLGPVVFHGYGQTETGMIAMVSPEEMGEARVRASVGRPPPENAVEIRDADGRPVPAGEVGEVFVRTPAQACGYLDDPVESAAVFAGGWVRTRDLGFLDPDGYLHLAGRARDVIIVNATIVYAVPVERVLAAHPSVAEAHVVGAPSEATGEAVHAFVVPAGGVVDPAPLREAVRAELGEAAVPATVTVIDRTPLTAAGKPDKRALRRPIAGR from the coding sequence ATGACTGACCGGCCGTACCCCCAGGTGATCCTGGACGTGCTCCGCGCGGCCGGCGACCGGACCGTGTTCGAGGACGGCGACCGGCACACCAGCGGCGCGCAGCTGCTCGACCTCGTGGGCCGGGTGCGCGGCGGCCTCGATCGGGCCGGCATCAAGCCGGGCGACGGCGTCGCGCTCGCGGTCGGCGTCACCGCGGAGGCGTTCGCGGCGATCGTCGCGGCGCACACGGCCGGCGCCCGCGTCACCGGCGTCCGCCCCGGCCTGCCCGGCGCGCACCTGGCCCACGTGATCGGGGACGCCACCGTGGTCGCCGACGCCACGCGCGCGGCGGACCTGCCCGGCGTGGACCCGCTGCCGCTCGGCGCGCTGCTGGACGGGCCGGCCGTGGACCCGGTGCCGGCCGCCCGGCCCGGCGACATCGCCCGGATCATGCACACCAGCGGCAGCACCGGGCTGCCCAAGGGCTGCCTGCAGACGTACGCGGCGATGGCGGCCGGCTGGGCCGCGCACCCCGGCCGATGGCCGCTCGCGCTGCGCCGGCTCGGGCCGCGGCTGCGCCGGCACCTGGTCTTCGGCACCCTGGCGAGCCAGGTGATGTTCGAGTACGGCGTGATGGCGATCGCCGCCGGCGGCACCCTGGTCGCCGCCCGCCCGGACCTGCCCGGCGCGATCATCCGCCACCGCGCCACCTCCACCGTGATCACCGTGGCGAAGCTGCGCGCCGTGGTCGAGGCCGCCCGCGCCGACCGGTCCGGGCTGGAGTCGCTGCGCGCGCTGATGGTCTCCGGCTCGCCGCTCGACCCGTCACTGCTGGCCGACGCGCTCGACGTGCTCGGCCCGGTCGTCTTCCACGGGTACGGCCAGACCGAGACCGGGATGATCGCCATGGTGTCGCCGGAGGAGATGGGCGAGGCGCGGGTACGGGCGTCGGTGGGCAGGCCGCCGCCGGAGAACGCGGTCGAGATCCGCGACGCGGACGGGCGCCCGGTGCCCGCGGGCGAGGTCGGTGAGGTGTTCGTGCGTACCCCCGCGCAGGCCTGCGGCTATCTGGACGATCCGGTGGAGAGCGCGGCCGTGTTCGCGGGCGGCTGGGTGCGCACCCGCGACCTCGGCTTCCTCGACCCGGACGGCTACCTGCACCTGGCCGGCCGCGCCCGGGACGTGATCATCGTGAACGCGACCATCGTGTACGCGGTGCCGGTCGAGCGGGTCCTCGCGGCGCACCCGTCGGTGGCGGAGGCGCACGTGGTCGGCGCGCCGTCCGAGGCCACCGGCGAGGCGGTGCACGCGTTCGTCGTACCGGCCGGCGGGGTCGTCGATCCCGCGCCGCTGAGGGAGGCGGTGCGCGCGGAACTCGGCGAGGCGGCGGTGCCCGCGACCGTCACGGTGATCGACCGGACGCCGTTGACGGCCGCGGGCAAGCCGGACAAGCGGGCGTTGCGGCGCCCTATCGCGGGTCGGTGA